The Oncorhynchus mykiss isolate Arlee chromosome 20, USDA_OmykA_1.1, whole genome shotgun sequence genome includes a region encoding these proteins:
- the phf10 gene encoding PHD finger protein 10 isoform X1, whose product MATVLPPRPCDSNPATPGAQSIKDDIEEVSNDGSQAPKRRRMGSGDSSRSCDTSSQELGPTYFSAENLTEYRWPSDGSGEYYMLQEQVSEYLGVTSFKRKYPDLERRDLSHKEKLYLREQNVITETQCTLGLTALRSDEVIDLMIKEYPGKHAEYSVILQERERQRIAKEYSKMQQQNPQKVEASKVPEYIKKAAKKAAEFNSNFNRERMEERRAYFDLQTHIIQVPQGRYKVLPPERTKTGPYPVALIPGQFQDYYKRYSPNELRYLPLNTALFEPPLDPELPALDSDGDSDDADENKGEEGKKNSDSSSGNTSDGDSQDSGVQSKGKAKDRTATPAKDATPRLNQHKSVPGYKPKVIPNAICGICQKGKESNKKGKPEALIHCSQCKNSGHPSCLDMSEELVGLIKTYPWQCMECKTCTVCEQPHHEEEMMFCDKCDRGFHTFCVGLDSIPLGCWVCECCIKEFSTPKKKGGIKTPKKSKSAHK is encoded by the exons ATGGCTACAGTTCTTCCACCCAGACCTTGCGATAGCAACCCTGCAACCCCGGGAGCCCAGTCTATAAAG GATGACATTGAGGAAGTTTCCAATGATGGCAGTCAAGCTCCAAAAAGGCGGCGCATGGGTTCAGGCGACAGTTCCAGAAGTTGCGACACCTCCAGTCAGGAACTTGG GCCCACATACTTCTCAGCAGAAAATCTGACTGAGTACAGGTGGCCCTCAGATGGCAGTGGGGAGTACTATATGTTGCAAGAACAAGTCAGTGAATATCTGGGAGTGACTTCATTCAAGCGAAAATATCCAG aTTTGGAAAGGAGAGACCTCTCCCACAAGGAGAAGCTATATCTGAGGGAGCAAAATGTCATCACCGAGACACAGTGCACCTTGG GTTTGACTGCTTTACGAAGTGATGAAGTCATTGATTTAATGATCAAGGAGTACCCGGGCAAACATGCTGAGTATTCTGTCATTCTCCAAGAGAGGGAGCGTCAGAGGATAGCAAAAGAGTACTCT AAAATGCAGCAACAAAACCCTCAGAAGGTTGAAGCCAGTAAAGTGCCAGAGTACATAAAGAAAGCTGCCAAGAAAGCTGCAGAGTTCAACAGTAACTTCAACCGGGAAAGGATGGAAGAGAGAAGGGCATATTTTGACCTTCAGACACAT ATTATCCAAGTACCCCAAGGGAGGTATAAAGTTCTTCCTCCAGAGAGAACCAAGACTGGACCCTATCCAGTGGCCCTCATCCCTGGGCAGTTCCAGGACTATTACAAAAG GTACTCTCCCAATGAGCTGCGCTACTTGCCCCTGAACACAGCCCTGTTCGAGCCCCCCCTTGACCCGGAGCTGCCTGCCCTGGACAGCGATGGGGACTCGGATGATGCAGATGAAAACAAGGGAGAAGAGGGCAAGAAAAATTCA GACAGCTCATCTGGAAACACCTCAGATGGGGACAGTCAGGACAGTGGAGTGCAGTCAAAGGGCAAGGCCAAGGACAGGACTGCCACCCCGGCTAAAGATGCCACCCCACGCCTCAACCAACACAAATCTGTCCCTGGGTACAAG CCTAAGGTCATACCCAATGCTATTTGTGGCATTTGCCAGAAGGGTAAGGAGTCCAACAAGAAAGGAAAGCCAGAAGCTCTCATTCACTGCTCACAGTGTAAGAACAGTG gtcACCCATCGTGCCTGGATAtgagtgaggagctggtgggccTGATTAAAACCTACCCGTGGCAGTGTATGGAGTGTAAGACGTGCACGGTGTGTGAGCAGCCCCAccacgaggaggagatgatgTTCTGTGACAAGTGTGACCGGGGCTTCCACACCTTCTGCGTGGGCCTAGACTCCATCCCTCTAG GTTGCTGGGTTTGTGAGTGTTGCATCAAGGAGTTCTCAACGCCCAAGAAAAAAGGAGGAATAAAAACACCCAAAAAGTCTAAATCTGCACACAAGTAG
- the phf10 gene encoding PHD finger protein 10 isoform X2, whose translation MATVLPPRPCDSNPATPGAQSIKDDIEEVSNDGSQAPKRRRMGSGDSSRSCDTSSQELGPTYFSAENLTEYRWPSDGSGEYYMLQEQVSEYLGVTSFKRKYPGLTALRSDEVIDLMIKEYPGKHAEYSVILQERERQRIAKEYSKMQQQNPQKVEASKVPEYIKKAAKKAAEFNSNFNRERMEERRAYFDLQTHIIQVPQGRYKVLPPERTKTGPYPVALIPGQFQDYYKRYSPNELRYLPLNTALFEPPLDPELPALDSDGDSDDADENKGEEGKKNSDSSSGNTSDGDSQDSGVQSKGKAKDRTATPAKDATPRLNQHKSVPGYKPKVIPNAICGICQKGKESNKKGKPEALIHCSQCKNSGHPSCLDMSEELVGLIKTYPWQCMECKTCTVCEQPHHEEEMMFCDKCDRGFHTFCVGLDSIPLGCWVCECCIKEFSTPKKKGGIKTPKKSKSAHK comes from the exons ATGGCTACAGTTCTTCCACCCAGACCTTGCGATAGCAACCCTGCAACCCCGGGAGCCCAGTCTATAAAG GATGACATTGAGGAAGTTTCCAATGATGGCAGTCAAGCTCCAAAAAGGCGGCGCATGGGTTCAGGCGACAGTTCCAGAAGTTGCGACACCTCCAGTCAGGAACTTGG GCCCACATACTTCTCAGCAGAAAATCTGACTGAGTACAGGTGGCCCTCAGATGGCAGTGGGGAGTACTATATGTTGCAAGAACAAGTCAGTGAATATCTGGGAGTGACTTCATTCAAGCGAAAATATCCAG GTTTGACTGCTTTACGAAGTGATGAAGTCATTGATTTAATGATCAAGGAGTACCCGGGCAAACATGCTGAGTATTCTGTCATTCTCCAAGAGAGGGAGCGTCAGAGGATAGCAAAAGAGTACTCT AAAATGCAGCAACAAAACCCTCAGAAGGTTGAAGCCAGTAAAGTGCCAGAGTACATAAAGAAAGCTGCCAAGAAAGCTGCAGAGTTCAACAGTAACTTCAACCGGGAAAGGATGGAAGAGAGAAGGGCATATTTTGACCTTCAGACACAT ATTATCCAAGTACCCCAAGGGAGGTATAAAGTTCTTCCTCCAGAGAGAACCAAGACTGGACCCTATCCAGTGGCCCTCATCCCTGGGCAGTTCCAGGACTATTACAAAAG GTACTCTCCCAATGAGCTGCGCTACTTGCCCCTGAACACAGCCCTGTTCGAGCCCCCCCTTGACCCGGAGCTGCCTGCCCTGGACAGCGATGGGGACTCGGATGATGCAGATGAAAACAAGGGAGAAGAGGGCAAGAAAAATTCA GACAGCTCATCTGGAAACACCTCAGATGGGGACAGTCAGGACAGTGGAGTGCAGTCAAAGGGCAAGGCCAAGGACAGGACTGCCACCCCGGCTAAAGATGCCACCCCACGCCTCAACCAACACAAATCTGTCCCTGGGTACAAG CCTAAGGTCATACCCAATGCTATTTGTGGCATTTGCCAGAAGGGTAAGGAGTCCAACAAGAAAGGAAAGCCAGAAGCTCTCATTCACTGCTCACAGTGTAAGAACAGTG gtcACCCATCGTGCCTGGATAtgagtgaggagctggtgggccTGATTAAAACCTACCCGTGGCAGTGTATGGAGTGTAAGACGTGCACGGTGTGTGAGCAGCCCCAccacgaggaggagatgatgTTCTGTGACAAGTGTGACCGGGGCTTCCACACCTTCTGCGTGGGCCTAGACTCCATCCCTCTAG GTTGCTGGGTTTGTGAGTGTTGCATCAAGGAGTTCTCAACGCCCAAGAAAAAAGGAGGAATAAAAACACCCAAAAAGTCTAAATCTGCACACAAGTAG